ATCAATTCTATAAAATTCAGGATAGAAAATAACTTAATTGAAATAGTATAATTAATATATTGGAGTGCTGTAGAATATAGGGAGGAAATAAAGATGCCAAGACCAACAAAGTACAGAAAAGTAGAATTTTTTCCACAAAGTACGTATTTTATTCCACTAGGGAAGCCAAAATGTGAAATTAAAGAAATAGCTTTAAAGGTAGAAGAACTTGAAGCTATGAGATTAAAAGATATTGAAGGATTAAATCAAGAAGAGTGTGCAGCTAAAATGGAAGTTTCAAGGCAGACTTTTCAAAACATTATTGATGCCGCGAGAAAAAAAGTAGCTGTTGCTTTAACGGAAGGAAACGCTATAGTTATAGAAGGCGGAAACTATACAGTTAAATTTTGCAAGTTTAAATGCTTGAATTGTGGCAATACATATGAAGTGAATTATGAACAGGACAAACGTATATGTCCATCTTGTGGTTCGAATAACATTGTATGTAGTAAAAGGTCGGGCTGTTGTCGTAAATGGTGTAAATAAGTATTTGTATAAAATTAAAGTATAAGTGAGAGACCATGATACAGGTATCCTCACTTATACTTTAACTAAGAGTATCGTAGATAGAATAATTTTTTGCATCCTCTTCTTTTCGTTGAAATAATGCATAGGGATATTTACTAAAATATTCTGTGTTTGAACCTTCAAATTTAACATCTAAAGGTTTTTCTAAATCATCGATAATAATAAAATTTTTGTCTTCATTCTCAATTAAGTAAAGATTTTTTATAGTTTCATAATTAACAGTTTTGTTGGTTAAATGTTTAATAGAATCATATATGAGTTCCAAACATTCCTCATTTAATTCCCTAAAAATAAATCTTAATACTGTTGAAGCTTTATAATATCCATGAAAGATAATAAAATATTTTCCGTCATATACGTTACCTAAAGTTTCAATATAGGGAAAACTATCTTTATCATGTAGAGAATAGTAAGAATCAATAAAGAAAAAATGAAGCTTAAAGTTTTCAGAAAAAAAGGAATAGCGATCAATATATTTTTTAAGTCCTATTTCTTGATTTTCTTCTTCTCGTCTTGAAATAGCTACGGGATGATTTTTTAAGTATTCATTAATTGAATAAGTAAAATTAAAACTCACTTTTCCAGGTAATTCTTCGTTAGGGGATTTTATATCATAATCAAGATCATATTCGTAGTTCACTTCAAAGATTTTATTACTATAATCATCTAAATAGAGATTTTCAATGGAGTAATTGTCTATACAGACATTAAGTAAGTATTGAGTAATTTGCCTTGCTAAATTAATGGAAGAACTGTTTACATTTCTAAAGATAAAAGTTAAGGCTTTTTCAATATCTGGTTTACTATTATTGTATAGAACCAATAAATCATCATTATCATAACAAGCTAAATATTCATTACAATCAGGGTTACACCATTGAATGCGTATATCATCAAAATATAATTTGCTGTCAAAGTAATGAGAAGAAAAATTATTTTTTAGAAAACTACAGTTCATTGTATAGTGAGCAAGTGAATCGTTTATTTTTATAGTTTCCTTTTGCATATTTGCATATGGGTGTTTTAAAAAATAATCACGATTTGAACCTTCAAAATTAACAACTAAATTACCATCATAACTAGATTTAATTACAAGATTTGTGTCTATATAAGTCTCAAGTAGCAAGTTATCTAAATTTATATCGGTTGAAAGATTTCCAATAAAGTAAGGTAAAGTGCTTTTTAGAATATCAATACTTTCAGGAATTAGTTCTCTAAAAACAAATCTTAAAATAATGGTATTATAATCATCATGCTGACAAAATATAATAAAATATCGTCCATCATATACATTGTCAAGATGTACACCATATAATAATTTGTCTTCTGATAAGTATAAATCCTTCTTTAAAAGATTATTATAAAAATTTTCATTCATAAAATCATGCATTTTTCTGAAGTTAATGTATTCTTTACTATAATCATCTTCATTTCTTTGTATTTCGGCTTTTGGATGTTCTACAAAATATAATGAATTAGAATATTTAAAGGTAAGTTCCAAATCACCAGAGGAACTTTTTTTTATAACAAGATTTTTATCTCTATATTCGTTAGATTGTAATTTTTTTATATCCCTAATATTAGGTGAAAAATCAATTAAGTAGGGTATAGTTTTATATAAAATACTAATGCATTCGTCATTTATTTTCCTAAAGATAAATTTTAAGCTTCTATTTCCATAGAAATTTTCTTCATCCAGCACTAAAAAATATTTCCCATCATGTACCTTTATAGATTTATTAGTAGGGAGTTCAGTATTAATATAATAAGGATCTATATTAAAAACATATTCATTGAAATTATTTGACATAAATTCATATCTTTCAGCTGGATTATGAGGTTTATTTCTAATTGGTGAATTTTTAAAAGAAGGGCCGTATATATTTACAACTATTATAAATATTGTGGCAAATATTATAAATATCACCAAAACTAAAAAAAACATAAAATCACTCCTATAAAACAGTTACGTTTAATTATAAATTTATAAAATAGCAAAGTAAAGAGAAAATACAAAAATTAAATTAAAATTTAAATTATATTAAAAAATATTTGAATAAATTATTGAAAGGAGGTATAATTGGATGCATTTAGGAGGGGAAAAAGTAAATGGAAAATAAGAAAAAAATAAAACATGGTAAAATTGGGCTTTTATCTTTAGTGATTTCTTTAGTACCGATAGTATATCTTATTATACGATCAAGAATGGGAATGTTTGTTAGTAAGGATATTAAAGTAGAAGTGATATGGAGTCTAATAACAGTTTTTGTACTAACTTCTCCTGTAATTAGCCTCGCACTTGGAATAATTGGATTAAATCAAAGCGAATCAAAGAGAATTTTTGCTGGTATTGGTACTGGTATTAGTGTAATTATGCTACTTTGGGTAATATTTATTACACTAATTTTTATTTAAAGGATTTTTATTAAAAATAAGATTGGTATTTTTAGAATATGAAATACCAATCTTTATCCTTCTCCATGGTCATCAATTAACCAAGCTGAATTCTTATTTTTTCTTATAACAGTAAACCATTCAGTATGCTTTCCATTGGCTATAGCTCCGCCTTCATTATTTTTATATTCAATAGTAAAAGTAACTTTATAGTTTTTTACATTATTCTCCTTTACGCCATTAATCTTTCCACGTCCGTATTTCATGTAGTCATCCTTTTCTTTTGGATCAGTATCTTCAACGATGGTATTAAGTTTAATAAATTTTAATTTATTGAATCCTAAAACTAAATTAGGTTTGTTTTGCCAATCGGTTAGAGTTGATAACACACCTGTCCTACTTTTTTCATTGTAATATTTAAAGTAATTTTTTATTACTTCATTTGGCTTCAATTTTAGCTTTTCAGCATTAGAAATATTAACTTCTTTATTTACAGAGCAGCCTGTAAATAAAAGTATTAAAATAAGAATTGTAAGTGCAAGTTTATTTTTCATTTTTTCTCCTATGATTTGGTGAACTGAAATGTATAAATTAAATATTATGTTATATTATAACATTTGTAAAAAATAAAATAAAGAGTTCATTGACAATGTTATACTAAAGGAGTATCATACTTTTAAAGGAATGTACTTTGAAAGTACAAAGCGAGGTGGCAAAATGAAGCTTAGTGAAAAGACAGCTCTAATAACAGGTGCTACAAGTGGGATAGGAGAGGAATTCGCAAAAAGATTCGCAGAGTTAGGCTATAATCTTATTATTACAGGTAGAAGAGAAAATAAGATAAACTCTGTTGCAGAAGAAATAAGAAAAAACTTTAATGTTAATGTAGAAGTTGTAATTGCAGAACTATCAGATGAAAAAGATCTTGAAAAACTAATTAGAGTAATAGAAAATAAAAAAATAGATATGCTTCTTAATAATGCTGGGTTTGGACTTAATGCTTTTTATGAAGAAGAAGATATTAATAAATTTTTAGATATGGAAACGGTACATGTTAAAGTACCTATGAAAATTACTTATGTAGTACTTAAAGATATGATAAAAAGAAATAATGGTACAATTATAAATGTATCATCAGATGGTGCTTTTTTGCTTGCACCTAAAAATGCAGTATATGCATCAACGAAGGCATTTTTAAAAACTTTTACAGAAGCACTTAATATTGAAATAAAAAGTAAAGGTAAAAATATAAAACTTCAAGCATTGTGTCCAGGACTTACAAAAACTGATTTTCATGAAAAAATGGGAATGGATAAGTCAAGACAGGTTAACAAAGGAATGATAAAATGGAATACACCTAAGTTTATAGTAAACTCATCATTAGAAGCATTAAAAAAAGATAAGGTTGTATGTATACCTGGAGCAAAAACTAAATTTTTAATAGGAGTTTTAAATTTGCTTCCAAGAAAAAGTTACTACAAATTTATGATTAATTTTTGTAAAAAGAATTTCAAAAATAAGGAGAAAGCACGTGCGTAAAAATTTTAAAAATGAAGAACTAAAAATTATAGATGAAATTTACCATTTATTTTATACGAAAATGCTTAATATAAGAAATAATGAAAAATTTAAAAAGCTTGAGAATGTCACTGATCTTGAAATGGGAGTGCTACATATACTTACGTATAAACCTGATTGTATAATGAGAGAAATTAGAGAGTATCTTAAGATTTCTAGAAGCACACTTACAGGAGTAATTGATAGACTTGAAAAAAGAGGTTTTGTAAAACGTGTAATAAGTGAAAAAGATAGAAGGTCCTTTTCACTTGAACTTACAAGGGAAGGTAAAATTGCCCAGGTAAAGCATGAGGAAATGGAAAGAACAATATATAAAGAAGTTTTAGCTTCACTTAAAGAAGATGAGGATATTGATGAATTTTTAAGACTCTCAAAAAAAATAATTAAAAATATCAAGGTTTAAAGCTGAATTTTTAATAGGAGGTTTTTTATATGAAGGTTATAGGCATAAACGGGAGTTCACGTAAGGATGGAAATACAGCGATATTGATAGAAAAAGTATTTGAAGAATTGAAAAAGCAAGGTGTTGAAACTGAGTTAATACAATTGTTTAATAAAGAAATTAAAAGTTGTAAGGGTTGCTTTGCTTGTAAAGGAAATAAAAAATGTGTAATAGGTAATGATGATTTTAATGAATGCTTTAATAAAATTGTAGATGCAGATGGAATTATTCTTGGTTCACCAGTTTATTCTGCAGATATATCTTCTAAAATGAAAGCT
The Clostridium felsineum DSM 794 DNA segment above includes these coding regions:
- a CDS encoding MarR family winged helix-turn-helix transcriptional regulator gives rise to the protein MRKNFKNEELKIIDEIYHLFYTKMLNIRNNEKFKKLENVTDLEMGVLHILTYKPDCIMREIREYLKISRSTLTGVIDRLEKRGFVKRVISEKDRRSFSLELTREGKIAQVKHEEMERTIYKEVLASLKEDEDIDEFLRLSKKIIKNIKV
- a CDS encoding DUF134 domain-containing protein, with protein sequence MPRPTKYRKVEFFPQSTYFIPLGKPKCEIKEIALKVEELEAMRLKDIEGLNQEECAAKMEVSRQTFQNIIDAARKKVAVALTEGNAIVIEGGNYTVKFCKFKCLNCGNTYEVNYEQDKRICPSCGSNNIVCSKRSGCCRKWCK
- a CDS encoding flavodoxin family protein — translated: MKVIGINGSSRKDGNTAILIEKVFEELKKQGVETELIQLFNKEIKSCKGCFACKGNKKCVIGNDDFNECFNKIVDADGIILGSPVYSADISSKMKAFIERAGVIVATNPGMLKYKVGASVVAVRRGGGMTAVDTLNHFLLNKEVIVVGSTYWNMAYGKDIGDVLDDEEGILNMKNLGQNMAYIIRKIRYTK
- a CDS encoding SDR family NAD(P)-dependent oxidoreductase; the encoded protein is MKLSEKTALITGATSGIGEEFAKRFAELGYNLIITGRRENKINSVAEEIRKNFNVNVEVVIAELSDEKDLEKLIRVIENKKIDMLLNNAGFGLNAFYEEEDINKFLDMETVHVKVPMKITYVVLKDMIKRNNGTIINVSSDGAFLLAPKNAVYASTKAFLKTFTEALNIEIKSKGKNIKLQALCPGLTKTDFHEKMGMDKSRQVNKGMIKWNTPKFIVNSSLEALKKDKVVCIPGAKTKFLIGVLNLLPRKSYYKFMINFCKKNFKNKEKARA
- a CDS encoding DUF4829 domain-containing protein — its product is MKNKLALTILILILLFTGCSVNKEVNISNAEKLKLKPNEVIKNYFKYYNEKSRTGVLSTLTDWQNKPNLVLGFNKLKFIKLNTIVEDTDPKEKDDYMKYGRGKINGVKENNVKNYKVTFTIEYKNNEGGAIANGKHTEWFTVIRKNKNSAWLIDDHGEG